A portion of the Drosophila innubila isolate TH190305 chromosome 3L unlocalized genomic scaffold, UK_Dinn_1.0 0_D_3L, whole genome shotgun sequence genome contains these proteins:
- the LOC117787127 gene encoding protein strawberry notch has translation MPLNSDGSEDQVVPIELAEILQLSPRNPIKEDDADIDARLLEELNSLPMVEPEPDMEPKEKPLSQQEKQPNCLPFKSVQNTHKLSVQVSGDASVAAQKLQSNSNCGMQLKSNFTPQLQLGAAQAHSYKMGLSSQTHELLRKAPRANSVPLSMRSFRASGMTFNQAMSDFLKTKGSLGAMPSQMRNVSQIQMQKPILNQSSTNPLSVRREATPMHAPLVEDDEVDFEEIGVADTYSSYWPSKLKGGSRHPDPVVETATLSSVELPDITYELALPEKVKNSDRLSALQLEAVTYACQAHEQLLPSGQRAGFLLGDGAGVGKGRTIAAIIYENYLRGRKRALWISVSNDLKFDAERDLLDIGASKHLKVASMSKFKYSKINSEENEYFKKGVIFCTYTALIGESANANPKYNTRLRQLINWLGTDFAGVIVLDECHKAKNLSLMNAGKSTKTGTTVLELQQLLPMARVVYASATGASEPRNMAYMVRLGLWGPGTSYSEFFKFVNTVEKRGIGSMEIVAMDMKLRGSYIARQLSFKDVSFRIEEVPMSRDFHKLYNHSAELWAEINEKFLKACRLMCIENRVQKIITCQFWSAHQRFFKNLCIASKVNHVVKMVRDAARQGKAVVIGLQSTGESRTLEHLELYQGELTNFVSTSKMIIQSFVEKYFPAPTRESLYKLLSTGKFEPEARTRPASCSKRVRMISDWSDDDMDADGGDSDMDIDNSWNVDEDDDDRLKLGRKRRGRPPKPDKVEKITMQDRILQHLCNNMNAKNDGDLSRIFDLNKSQAAKITERDVERCITVREKLLDKIEHLGRRMPPNTLDKIISKLGTKVVAEMTGRRGRVIQTDDNTFRYEQRGEAETTMDLVNYREKQRFMEDQKHVAIISEAASSGISLQSDRRLLVQRRRLHITLELPWSADRAIQQFGRTHRSNQANAPEYVFLISDLGGESRFAATVAKRLESLGALTQGDRRATDARDLSKFNIDNNIGRSALESVLQQITGEKPLESVHVPENYNGDFSFDCCVALSGVGILSVSEDTKGQQMFVIEKDSNNIPKFLNRILGCRVEVQNALFKFFLNKMYSLILQMKRSGHFDLGILDLDAHGANVTAIKLIRFIRQHATGRAATELHTMQVVRGMVFDLALAKYNKDARRKHEGFYIYKQERNNNNCAILCLDAQSEATEASSDPTKINLKIYRPNTGPQVRTETLSSITTRYVKANPETVQQFWDMQYNQCLRMCSHIYWNRRCPFGIKCGVGLRVRTYHVLSGLMLPIWDRIALIIEKDGRKIQMIRVKTDDNRKIVGTVVPECAYHQLVADLSADSIVECKDFNKSKN, from the exons ATGCCATTGAATTCAGATGGATCAGAGGATCAAGTTGTGCCAATTGAACTTGCTGAAATATTGCAACTCAGTCCTCGCAATCCAATCAAAGAAGATGATGCGGACATCGATGCGAGACTTTTGGAAGAGTTGAATTCGCTGCCGATGGTGGAACCAGAACCCGACATGGAACCCAAAGAGAAGCCGCTAtcacaacaagaaaaacaaccgAATTGTTTACCCTTTAAGTCCGTACAGAATACACACAAGTTATCCGTTCAAGTTTCCGGCGATGCTTCAGTTGCTGCCCAAAAGTTGCAATCCAACTCTAACTGTGGGatgcaattgaaatcaaatttcacTCCACAGTTGCAATTGGGAGCAGCTCAAGCTCATTCCTATAAAATGGGATTGAGTTCTCAGACGCATGAACTCCTTAGAAAAGCACCACGTGCAAATTCTGTACCTCTTTCCATGAGAAGTTTCCGGGCCAGTGGAATGACATTTAACCAGGCGATGTCGGACTTTCTGAAGACAAAAGGCAGCCTGGGAGCAATGCCCTCTCAGATGAGGAATGTGTCACAGATCCAGATGCAAAAGCCAATCCTTAACCAGTCCTCAACAAATCCTTTGTCTGTGCGACGGGAGGCGACTCCGATGCATGCGCCACTTGTGGAGGACGATGAGGTGGACTTTGAGGAAATTGGCGTAGCGGATACATATTCATCGTATTGGCCTAGCAAGCTCAAGGGTGGCTCCAGGCATCCCGATCCCGTTGTGGAGACAGCTACACTCTCCTCCGTGGAATTACCGGATATTACCTACGAGTTGGCTCTGCCGGAGAAGGTGAAGAACTCGGATCGTTTGAGTGCATTGCAGTTGGAGGCGGTTACCTACGCTTGCCAGGCACatgagcagctgctgccgagCGGACAACGTGCCGGATTCCTGCTCGGCGATGGCGCCGGAGTGGGAAAGGGACGCACCATTGCGGCCATTATCTATGAGAATTATCTGAGAGGCAGGAAACGTGCCCTGTGGATTTCCGTGTCCAACGATCTCAAGTTCGATGCGGAACGCGATCTGCTGGACATTGGAGCGAGCAAACATCTCAAGGTTGCCTCGATGAGCAAGTTCAAGTACAGCAAGATCAATTCAGAGGAGAACGAGTATTTCAAGAAGGGCGTCATCTTCTGCACCTACACGGCACTGATCGGCGAATCCGCCAATGCGAATCCCAAATACAACACCCGATTGCGGCAACTGATCAACTGGTTGGGCACTGACTTTGCCGGCGTCATTGTGCTCGACGAATGCCACAAGGCCAAGAATCTCAGTCTGATGAATGCCGGCAAATCCACCAAGACGGGCACCACAGTCCTGGAACTGCAGCAGCTCCTGCCGATGGCCCGTGTGGTTTATGCCTCGGCAACTGGCGCCTCGGAGCCCAGGAATATGGCGTATATGGTGCGATTGGGACTGTGGGGTCCTGGCACATCCTACTCGGAGTTCTTCAAGTTTGTGAATACCGTGGAGAAGCGAGGCATTGGTTCCATGGAGATCGTTGCCATGGACATGAAACTGAGAGGATCCTACATTGCCAGGCAGCTGAGCTTCAAGGATGTCAGCTTTCGGATTGAGGAGGTGCCGATGTCCCGGGACTTTCATAAGCTCTACAATCACTCTGCGGAACTGTGGGCCGAGATCAACGAGAAGTTCCTCAAGGCCTGTCGCCTCATGTGCATCGAGAATCGTGTCCAGAAGATCATCACCTGCCAGTTTTGGTCCGCGCATCAACGTTTCTTCAAGAATCTCTGCATTGCCTCCAAGGTGAACCATGTGGTCAAGATGGTCCGTGATGCGGCACGTCAGGGTAAGGCTGTGGTAATTGGTCTACAGTCCACAGGAGAGTCGAGAACTTTGGAGCATCTGGAGCTCTATCAAGGTGAACTGACCAACTTTGTGTCCACCTCCAAGATGATTATTCAGTCGTTTGTCGAGAAGTACTTTCCGGCCCCAACACGCGAATCCCTCTACAAGTTACTCAGCACCGGCAAGTTTGAACCCGAAGCCCGTACTCGGCCCGCCTCGTGCTCGAAGCGTGTTCGCATGATTTCCGATTGGTCGGACGATGACATGGACGCCGATGGAGGCGACAGCGACATGGACATTGACAACAGCTGGAATGTGGACGAAGACGACGATGATCGCCTGAAGCTGGGACGCAAGCGACGCGGTCGTCCCCCAAAGCCAGACAAAG TGGAGAAGATCACGATGCAGGATCGCATTTTGCAGCATCTGTGCAATAATATGAATGCCAAGAACGATGGTGATCTAAGCCGCATCTTTGATCTCAACAAATCCCAGGCGGCTAAAATAACCGAGCGGGATGTGGAACGTTGCATAACCGTGCGAGAGAAATTGCTGGACAAGATTGAGCATCTGGGACGTCGCATGCCACCGAATACCCTCGACAAGATCATCTCCAAGCTGGGCACCAAGGTTGTTGCTGAGATGACGGGACGACGTGGACGTGTCATCCAGACAGATGACAATACGTTTAGGTATGAGCAGCGAGGGGAGGCGGAAACCACCATGGATCTGGTTAACTACAGGGAGAAGCAGCGTTTCATGGAGGATCAGAAGCATGTGGCCATCATCTCAGAGGCAGCTTCCAGTGGCATCTCCCTGCAAAGCGATAGACGCCTCTTAGTACAGCGACGACGTCTACACATTACTCTGGAACTTCCCTGGAGTGCCGATCGTGCCATACAACAATTCGGGAGGACACATCGCTCGAATCAGGCCAATGCGCCGGAATATGTCTTCCTCATCTCGGATCTGGGCGGAGAGAGTCGCTTTGCGGCGACGGTTGCCAAGCGCTTGGAGAGTTTGGGAGCCTTAACTCAAGGAGATCGTCGTGCCACCGATGCCCGTGATCTGTCCAAGTTCAACATTGACAACAATATCGGACGCAGTGCTCTGGAGAGTGTTCTTCAGCAGATAACGGGTGAGAAGCCCCTGGAATCGGTTCATGTGCCTGAAAACTACAACGGAGACTTTAGCTTCGACTGCTGTGTGGCTCTCTCGGGTGTCGGAATACTGAGTGTCTCGGAGGACACGAAGGGACAACAAATGTTTGTCATCGAGAAGGATAGCAATAATATTCCCAAGTTCCTCAATCGCATTCTTGGCTGTCGCGTTGAAGTCCAGAATGCGCTCTTCAAGTTCTTCCTGAACAAAATGTATTCCCTGATCCTGCAGATGAAGCGTTCGGGACACTTTGATTTGGGCATCTTGGACTTGGATGCACATGGCGCGAATGTGACGGCCATCAAGCTGATTCGCTTCATCAGGCAACATGCCACAGGCAGAGCTGCCACAGAGCTGCACACCATGCAGGTGGTGCGTGGCATGGTCTTCGATCTAGCACTAGCCAA GTACAACAAGGATGCTCGCCGTAAGCACGAGGGCTTCTACATTTACAAACAGGAgcgcaataacaacaattgtgcCATTCTTTGTCTGGATGCCCAATCGGAGGCAACTGAGGCGAGCAGTGATCCCACCAAGATCAACCTGAAGATCTACAGACCCAATACAGGACCTCAAGTGCGCACTGAAACCCTTAGCTCTATAACCACTCGATATGTGAAAGCTAATCCCGAGACAGTGCAACAATTCTGGGATATGCAGTACAATCAATGCCTGCGCATGTGTTCCCACATCTATTGGAATCGCAGATGCCCCTTTGGCATCAAGTGTGGTGTAGGTCTCCGCGTACGCACCTATCATGTCCTCTCGGGTCTCATGCTGCCCATTTGGGATCGCATTGCGTTGATCATCGAGAAGGACGGTCGCAAAATCCAAATGATACGTGTCAAGACGGATGACAATCGGAAAATTGTTGGTACCGTTGTGCCTGAGTGTGCTTATCATCAGCTTGTGGCGGATCTCTCGGCGGATTCAATTGTCGAGTGCAAGGATTTCAATAAAAGCAAGAATTAA